A stretch of DNA from Jatrophihabitans endophyticus:
GCTCGAGCGCGTCGGGCCAGCTCGTCTCGACGAGCTCGCCGTCGGCGTTGCGCACCAGCGGGTTGAGGACGCGGTCGGCCTGCTGGAGGTACTGGAAAGCCCAGCGACCCTTGTCGCAGTTCCACTCCTCGTTGACCTCGGGGTCGTTGCCGGCGAGCCGACGCGTCACCTTGCCGCGGCGCCAGTCGGTGCGCTGGGCGCAGCCGGACGAGCAGTGCTCGCAGATCGAGTCGGTGGACTGCAGGTCGAAGGGCCGGGCGCGGAAACGGTACGAGGCACTGGTCAGCGCGCCCACCGGGCAGATCTGCACCGTGTTGCCCGAGAAGTAGGACTGGAAGGGCACCTCCTCGGAGGTGCCGATCTGCTGCTGGGCACCGCGCTCGAGCAGGTCGATGAACGGGTCACCGGCGATCTGCAGCGAGAACCGGGTGCAGCGCTGGCACAGCACGCACCGCTCGCGGTCGAGCAGGACGTTGGACGAGATCGCCACCGGCTTGGGGAAGGTGCGCTTGGTCTCGTGGAAGCGGGAGTCGGCGCGGCCGTTGCTCATCGCCTGGTTCTGCAGCGGGCACTCGCCGCCCTTGTCGCAGATCGGGCAGTCGAGCGGGTGGTTGATGAGCAGGAGCTCCATGACGCCCTGCTGCGCCTTGTCGGCGACCGCCGAGGTGAGCTGCGTCTTGATGACCATGCCCGGCATGACCGTGGTGGTGCACGACGCCGCGGGCTTGGGCATGCCGCGGCCGTTGCCCATGTCGGTGACCTCGACGAGGCACTGCCGGCACGCACCCGCGGGGTCGAGCAGCGGGTGGTCGCAGAAGCGCGGGATCGAGATGCCGAGCTGCTCGGCGGCGCGGATGAGCAGCGTGCCCTTGGGGACGGAGATCTCCAGGCCGTCGATGGTGACGGAGATGAGGTCCTCTTTGGCGGGTGCTTCGGTCATGCTCTTCCCTCGTCCTTCGCGCGCGCGCTCATCAGTGGGCCCCGGCGAGCGCGCGGTTGCCCGCGTACGGGCAGCCCTGGTTCTCGATGTGCGCGATGTACTCGTCCTTGAAGAACTTGATCGACGACGACACCGGGCTCGTCGCGCCGTCGCCGAGCGCGCAGAAGGACCGGCCCAGGATGTTGTCGGACAGGTCGAGCAGCGTCTCGAGGTCCTCGTCGGTGCCCCGGCCGGCCTCGAGCCGGTCGTAGATGCCGACGTACCAGTACGTGCCCTCGCGGCACGGCGTGCACTTGCCGCAGGACTCGTGGCGGTAGAACTCCGACCACTTCTTCACCGCGCGGACGACGCAGTCGCCCTCGTCGAAGATCATGACGGCGGACGTCCCGTTCATCGAACCGGCCTTGACGGCCTCGTCGAAGTCGAGCGGGGTGTCGAGGTGCGCCTCGGTGAACAGCGGGGTCGACGAGCCGCCGGGCGTCCAGAACTTGACGTCCTTGCCCCGGCTCATGCCGCCGGCGAGCTCGATGAGCTCGCGCAGCGTGGTGCCCATCGGCGCCTCGTACTGACCCGGGTTCGCGACCCGGCCCGACAGCGAGTAGATGCACGGGCCCGGCGACCCGGCCGGCCCCATCGCCTTGAACCAGTCGGCGCCGCCCAGCACGATGTAGGGCACGCTCGCGAGCGTGCCGACGTTGTTGACGACGGTCGGCGAGTCGTACAGGCCGTTGGTGGCCGGGAACGGCGGCTTGAGCCGCGGCTGGCCGCGACGCCCCTCGAGCGAGTCGAGCAGGGCGGTCTCCTCGCCGCAGATGTAGGCACCGGCGCCGCCGTGCACGACGATGTCGCAGTCGAAGCCCGAGCCGAGGATGTTCGTGCCGAGGTAGCCCTTCACCCGCGCCTCGTTGACGGCCGCGGTGACCCGACGGATCGCGTGGATCGCCTCGCCGCGGATGTAGACGAAGGCACGGTTCGCGCCGACCGCGAAGCAGGCGATGATGATGCCCTCGATCATCGAGTGCGGGTCGTTCATCATCAGCGGCAGGTCGCGGCAGGTGCCCGGCTCGCCCTCGTCGGCGTTGACCACGACGTACTTCGGCTTGGGGTTGTCCTTGGGGATGAACGACCACTTCATGCCCGTGGGGAAGCCGGCGCCGCCGCGGCCACGCAGGTTGGAGTCCTTGACCAGGGTCACGAGGTCGGCGGGCGCCATCGCGAGCGCCTTGCGCAGACCGGCGTAGCCGTCGAGCCGCTCGTAGTTGTCGAGCTTCCACGGCTGCTGGGTGCCGAAGCGCTTCGTCAGAACGGGACTGAGGCTCATGTCCTAGTCCTCCTTCTCGGTCTCGCTCGCCGGGTCCGTCGTGTTGCTCGGGTCGGACTCCGCGGTGTGCAGCGGCGCGTCGCTCTCGCTCGGGCCCTCGGTCTGGCCGTGGGTGACCGTGGCCGCCGCCTGCCCCTGCTGTGCGTCGGCCGAGGAGTCGACGGCGTAGGACGGTGCGGTGTCGCCCCGCCGGACGGCCAGCGCGACGCCGGCCTCGGTCGGCGTGCCGGTGCCGTTGGCCTCGGGCGCGAGCGTCGTCTCGTCGAACAGGCCGGCGATCTGTCGCTCGATCTCGCGGAAGGAGCACAGCGGCGCGCCGCGGGTGGGCGCGGGCCGCTCGCCGGACTGCAGCTGGCTGACGAGCGAGCGCGCGGTGCCGACCGACTGCTGGTCGAAGAACTCGTAGTTGACGGTGACGACGGGCGCGTAGTCGCAGGCCGCGAGGCACTCGGCGTGCTCGAGGGTGATGCGGCCGTCCTCGGTGGTCTGGTTGTTGCCGACCCCGAGCTGCGTCTTCAACGCGTCGAAGATCTCGTCGCCGCCGAGCATGCCGCACAGCGTGTTGGTGCAGACGCTGACGAGGTATTCGCCGGTGGGCTGACGCTTGTACATCGTGTAGAACGTCGCCACCGCGGCGACCTGCGCCTTGGTGATGCCCAGGACGTCGGAGCAGAACGCGATGCCGTCGGGCGTGACGTACCCCTGCTCTGACTGCACGAGGTGCAGCAGCGGCAGCAGCGCCGAGCGCGACTGCCCCTCGGGGTAGCGCGCGATGAGCTCCGCGGCGTCGGCACGGGTCCGGTCGGAGAACACCGACGGGTCGCCCGGGCGATCGAGGTTGATGACCGACGTGCGGAAGTTCGTCCGGTCGGTGTCGGAGTTCGTCGGCGCCGCCTGCGCGGGGGCGTCGGTGAAGCTCTTGTACTCGTAGTCCGGCATCAGCGATCACACCCACCCATGACGGGATCGATCGAGGCCACGGCGGCGATGACGTCGGCGACCTGGCCGCCGATCGACAGCGCCGCGACGGCCTGCAGGTTGATGAACGACGGCTCGCGGAAGTGCACCCGGTAGGGCCGGGTGCCGCCGTCGCTGACGATGTGCGCCCCGAGCTCGCCGCGGGGTGACTCGACCTTGGAGTACACCTGGCCCGCCGGGACGCGGAACCCTTCCGTCACCAGCTTGAAGTGGTGGATCAGGGACTCCATCGACGTGTTCATGATCTTCTGGACGTGCTCGAGCGAGTTGCCCATGCCGTCGGGGCCGAGGCTGAGCTTCGCCGGCCACGCGATCTTGGGGTCGTCGTGCATGGTCTCGCCCGGCTCGAGCCGTGCCAGCACCTGCTCGATGATCTTGATCGACTCGTGCATCTCGGCGACGCGGACGACGAAGCGCGACCAGCAGTCGCCGCGGTCGTCGGTCGGGACCTCGAAGTCGAAGGTCTCGTAGCCGAGGTACGGCTCGGTCTTGCGCATGTCCCACGGCAGGCCCGCGGCCCGCAGCAGCGGGCCGGTGATGCCGAGCGCGATGCAGCCCTCGACGCCGATCCAGCCGACGTCCTTGAGGCGGTTGATCCAGATCGGCTGGCCGCGCAGCAGGCGGTCGACGCCGACCAGCTCCTCGCGCTGCTCCTTGAGGAACTGGGCGAAGATCTCCTCGTAACCCTCGGGGAGGTCCTGCGCCACGCCGCCGGGGCGCACGAACGCGTGGTTCATGCGCAGCCCGGTGACGGCCTCGAGCACGTCCAGGCAGCGCTCGCGTGCCCGGAAGCCGTTGGTCATCGCGGTGAGCGCACCGAGCTCCATGCCGCCGGTGGCGAGCCACACCCAGTGCGACGAGAGGCGGTTGACCTCCATCATCAGCACCCGGATGAGCTGCGCGCGCGCCGGCGCCTCGATGCCGAGCAGCCGCTCGACACCCAGGCAGTACGCCGTCTCGTTGAAGATCGGGGAGAGGTAGTCGGCCCGGGTCAGGAACGTGACGCCCTGCGTCCACGTCCGGTACTCGGTGTTCTTCTCGATGCCGGTGTGCAGGTAGCCCACCACGACGCGCGCGTCGGTGACGGTCTCGCCCTCGAGCTCGAGCACCAACCGCAGCACGCCGTGCGTCGACGGGTGCTGCGGCCCCATGTTGATGACGAGCTTCTCGTCGGCGATGGGGTCGGTGCCGCCGAAGACCTGGTCCCAGTCGCCACCGGTGAGGTTGTAGACGCGACCTTCGGTCGTCGCGCGTGACGGCGCGTAGTCGTCGGTGGTGCTCATTTGTAAGCCCTCCGCTCGTCCGGCGGTGGAATGGTGGCGCCCTTGTACTGCACGGGGATGCCGCCGAGGGGATAGTCCTTGCGCTGCGGGTGGCCGTCCCAGTCGTCCGGCATCAGGATGCGGGTGAGCGCGGGATGGCCGTCGTAGACGATGCCGAACAGGTCGAAGGTCTCGCGCTCCTGCCAGTCGGCGGTCGGGTAGAGCCCGGTGAGCGAGGGAACGTGCGGGTCCTCGATGCTCACCGCGACCTCGAGGCGGACGCGGCGGCGGTAGGTCATGGACGTCAGGTGCGCCACCGAGTGCAGCCGGTGGGCCGAGCCCAGGTAGTCGACACCGGACACGCTGGAGCACAGCTCGAAGCGCAGGTTCGGGTCGTCGCGCAGTGCCGTGGCCACGCCGAGCAGGTGGTCGCGCTCGACCTGCAGCGTCAGCTCACCGCGATCGACGACGACCTTGCGGACCGCTTCGCCCGCGTGGGCGTAGGCCTCGAAGAGGGCGTCGACGACCTCGTCGAAGTAACCGCCGTACGGCCGTTCGGCCGGCGGCGGCGTCCACGGCTCGCGGACCAGACCACCGAAGCCGGAGGTGTCACCGCTGCCGGCGACGCCGAACATGCCGTGTCGCTCGACGCCGTACGGGGAGTCGGCCTTGTACGCGCCACCCGTGCCGACCGTCGCGCGCGCGATGTCGGCCGCGCCCTGCTCGGGGGCGGAGTCGTCGGGGACGGGGCGCTCCGTGGGGCTTGCCACCGTCCTACCGCCCGTACTTGTACGACGACGGCACGAGCTCGACGGTCTGGTCGGCGAGCTTCGCGGCACGCTTCGGGCCCAGCGGCTCGTTCATGATCTTGTGGTGCAGCTTGAGGATCGCGTCGATGAGCATCTCCGGCCGCGGCGGGCAGCCGGGCAGGTACATGTCGACGGGGACGACGTGGTCGACGCCCTGGACGATCGCGTAGTTGTTGAACATGCCGCCGCTCGACGCGCACACGCCCATCGCGAGCACCCACTTGGGCTCGGGCATCTGGTCGTAGATCTGGCGTAGCACCGGCGCCATCTTCTGGCTGACGCGCCCGGCGACGATCATCAGGTCGGCCTGCCGCGGCGACGGGCGGAAGACCTCCATGCCGAAGCGGCCGGAGTCGAATCGCGGCGCGCCGAAGGTCATCATCTCGATGGCGCAGCAGGCGAGACCGAACGTCGCCGGCCACAGCGAGGACTTGCGCGTCCAGTTGACCAGCTTCTCGACGCTGGCCAGCAGGACGCCGTCCGGCAGCTTCTCTTCTAGACCCATGGCTTATCAGTCCCAGTCCAGTCCGCCGCGGCGCCAGACGTAGGCGTACGCGGAGAACACGGTGACGATGAACAGGATGATCTCGACCAGCCCGAACAGTCCGAGCGCCTTGTTCGACACGGCGTAGGGGTACAGGAAGATGATCTCGATGTCGAAGACGATGAACAGCATCGCCGTCAGGAAGTACTTGATCGGGAACCGCTGCGGGCCGAGCGGCTGCTCCGTCGGCTCGATGCCGCACTCGTAGAAGTCGAGCTTGGCCTTGTTGTAACGCTTCGGCCCGGTGAACGGGGCGATGGCGACCGAGAAGAACGCGAAGCCGAAGGCCAGTGCGAACAGCAGGACGATCGGCAGGTAGGGCGCGAGCATCTAGCGCTGCTCTCCCTTCTCGGACGGAATCGGGGGGCGCGAACCCCAGGCTATCCCCGCACTCAGGCGGAACTTGGGCTTAGGCATGCCTAACGGACCGCCGGGGTCAGCTTGGTGAGCGCGGTGATGACGCGGTCGGAGACGTCCCCGTCGTGCGGGTCGGTCAGGTTCGCCAGCAGTTTGAGGACGAACCGCATCAGCGCCGGGTGGGGCAGGCCGTGGCGGGTGCACGCACGCATGACGGCCGGATTGCCGATCAGCTTCACGAACACCGCCCCGAGCCGGTAGTAGGCGCCCCACTCCTCGCGCATGCGCGCCGGGTACTGCTGCAGCGCGCGCTCACGGCTGGGGCCGTCGGGCCGGGCCAGCGCCTGGACGGCAGCCTCGGCCGCGTACTTGCCCGACTCCATCGCGTAGGGGATGCCCTCGCCGTTGAACGGGTTCACCGAGCCACCCGAGTCGCCGACGATGAGCAGGCCGTCGACGTAGTGCGGGGTGCGGTTGAAGCCCATCGGCAGCGCGGCGCCGCCGGTCTTGCCCACGGCGTTCTCCTCGCGCAGGCCCCACTCCTCGGGAGTGTTGTCGAGCCAGCGGGTCAGCATGGCGCGGTAGTCGGTCTTGCCGAAGCCGCTGCTGGAGTTCAGCACGCCCAGGCCGGCGTTGACCGTCCCGTCGCCCATGCCGAAGATCCAGCCGTAACCGGGCAGCAGGTCGGACTCGTTGGGCTTGCCGTCCCAGAGCTCCAGCCACGACTCGAGATAGTCGTCGTGCGTCTTCGGGCTCGTGTAGTAGCGGCGGACGGCCACGCCGAGGGGGCGCTTGTCGTTGCGGTGCACGCCGAGCTTCTGCGCGAGCTTGCCGCTGACGCCTTCGCAGGTCAGCACGAGCGGCGCGCGGAAGGTGACCGGCTTCTTGTCCGCCGTCCGACCGGTGACGCCGACGACGCGACCGGTCGCGTCCTGGATCGGGTCGGTGACGCTGGTGCGCTCGTAGAGTCGCGCACCGGCCTTGACCGCCTGCTCGGCCAGCATCGCGTCGAGGTCGGCGCGAGGCCGGACCAGTCCGAACGGCGGGAAGCTGGTGAGGTCGGGCCAGTCGAGGTGCAGCCGCTGACCGCCGCCGATGACGCGCAGTCCGCGGTTGTGCAGCCAGCCGTTGGCCTCGCTGACGTCGATGCCCATGTCGACGAGCGCGCGGGTGCCGCGGGGGGTGAGGCCGTCGCCGCACACCTTCTCGCGCGGGAACTCGGTCTTCTCGATCAGGGCGACGGACAGGCCCGCGCTCGCCAGCCAGTACGCGGCGCTGCTGCCCGCCGGACCCGCGCCGACGACGATCACGTCGGCGTCGTTGCCTTCATCGGCGGTCAGCGACTCGGGGCGGACCTCCGCCGTGGGGACCGACATGCTGGGGGGCTCCTGCCGAACGGGGAAGAGTTTGTGAACGCTTTCACGAGCGCTCCGGCGGGGAGTCTACGCCGCATCTGGCCGTCGTCCTGCCCCTCGGCGTGGCCGCGTTAGCAACCCCGAGCGCGACCACGGCGAAGGGCAAGCAGGTCACCGTGGGGCCAGCGCCGCTCTCAGCCTCGCTGCCGTGACGGGCCAGTGCCGCAGCACGTCCTCCCACAGGATGCGCTCGACCCGCCAGCCCCGCGAGCGCAGCGCGTGCTCGCGCCGCTTCTCGCGCCACAGCGCGTCGGCGGTGTACTTGTCGCGGCCATCGGCCTCGAGGACCAACCGCTGCTCGGGCCAACAGAAATCGACCCGGTAGCCGCCGATCACGTACTGCAGCCGGGGTGACGGGAACCCGGCTCGACACAGCGCGAGGCGCACCACCGACTCGAGGGGCGATTCGGCCAGGGGGTCGGCCAGGCCCAGCACGGCGCGCGCCTGGCGGACGCCGGGCCAGCCGAGCGCGCCGGCCAGTGCCCGATCGATCGCGGCCACGGTGGCCACCCGCTCGCGCAGCGCGGAGTCGGCCGCCATGATGCCGCCGCGCGCATCGTGACGGGCGAGGTCGACGAGGGTCCGCGCCACCGTGGTCACCGGTACCCCGAACCACGACGTCACCTCCGCGTCGGACAGCCCTGCGCCGTACGCGTGCCCCGCCGCGCGGCGCCCGAGGCCGAGGCGCGCCGGCGCCAGCAGTTCGGGCGCCGTCGGCAATCGCAGGACCGGCAGGCCGTGCAGGACGGCTGAGCTCGCCGCCGCGACGACGTGCTCACGGCGGCCACGGCACAGCGCCGCCGCGTGGAGGGCGTGCCGCCGCCGTGCGTCGAGTCGCACGTCGCCGGACCCCACGACACGCAACGGCGCCACCGTCCCCCTGGCCGGGATCGACCAGTCGCCCCGACAGACGGCCGCCCGGGCCGCCGAGCGGGTCACCCCCAGGGCGGCGAGCTCGGCGGTGGTGAGGACGAAGCCGCGGCCGGCCGCCGTACGGAGCGGTTCCCCGGCGCCGCGCGCCGCCGCGTGCCACCAGCTCTGCCACTGCCGAGCCGGACCCGGTCCCGGCCTCCCGGGACCACCGGGAACGGCGTCGACGAGGACGTGGTCCAGGTACCGATCGGGGTCCGGGAGCCCACCCATGCCGGCGATCGTGACGCGTCGAAGGAGCGGAGCAGAGGTTGTCCACAGCCCCCATCCGCGCTTGCCCCGCGGTGTGGCCGCGATCAACCGCGCCGCAACGGCCACGGGGAGGGTCAGGCGGGGGCGGCGTCCAGCTCGTCGGCGCCGAGCGCCGCCGGCTCGTGGCGACCCGCCTCGGCCGGCGGGCGGACGAGGACGAACACCGCCAGTGCGGCGAGGACGCCGAGGACGCCGGAGACGAGCAGCGTCCACTGCACGCCCTGGACGGAGGCGGCGTGGATCGCGTCGTCGAGCGCGCCGCGCACGGCCGCCGGCGCCTGGGCCAGGACGCCGTGCGCCTGACCGCCCGAGACCGCCCGCGAGACCGCGTCCGACGCCGGCACCCGGTGGTCGGCGAGGACGTGGGCCGAACGCGCCGCGAACACCGAGCCCAGACCGGCGATGCCGAGCGCGAAGCCCAGCTGCCGGGCGGTGTTGACCGCCCCAGCCGCCATGCCGCCGCGCTGCACCGGCACCGCGCTCATCGCCGCCGAGCTCAGCGTCGGCGTGGCCAGCCCGACGCCCACGCCGACGAGGAAGAACCCGGGCAGCAGCGCGGGCCAGGTGGCGCTGCCGTGCACGAGCATCCCGCCGAGCAGGCCGCCGAGCCCGATGAGCAGCAGGCCACCCCCGATGATCGGGCCGGGACGGGTGCCGTGCAGGAAGCGGCCGATCGCCGCGGACACGCCGAAGGACGCGAGCGACAGCGGCAGCCCCACGAGACCGGACTCGATGGGGCTCAGCCCGACGACCGACTGCAGCCAGATCGTCGTGTACGTGAACGACGCGAACGCACAGAGCGTGACGAACATGCCGGCCAGCAGCACCCCGACGAAGGGACCGTTGCGCAGCAGCGACAGGTCGAGCATCGGTGCCCGGGTCCGCAGCTCGACGGCGACGAACACCGCCAGCAGCACCGGCGTGGCCACGAGCCAGCCCCAGCTGCCGACCTCGCCCCAGCCGTTCTCGTTGGCCTCGATCAGACCGTAGGTCAACGAGGCCGCCGCCGCCGTGAACGCGACGATGCCGGGCACGTCCACCCGAGCGCGCACCGGCGCGTGCGAGTCGCGCAGCACGACGACGCACAGCGCGATCGCGACGAGGCTGACCGGCAGGTTGACGAAGAAGATCCAGCGCCACGAGACGCCCTCGGTGAGCAGGCCGCCGACGATGGGGCCGACCGCGGCCGACGCGCCGGCCACCGCCCCCCAGATGCCGTACGCGGTGCCGCGGTCGCGGCCGTGGTAGCTGCTGTTGAGCAGGGCGAAGGTCGTCGCGAACATCGCCGCGGCGCCGAGCCCCTGGACGGCCCGCGCCGCGACCAGGGCGCCGGCGTTCGGCGCGAGCCCGCACACCAGCGACGACACCGCGAAGAGCCCCAGCCCGGCGATGTAGGCCCGCCGGTGCCCCACCAGGTCGGCGATCGAGCCGGTGCCCAGCACGAGCGCGGCGAGCACCAGCGCGTACGCGTCGACCACCCACTGCAGCGACGCGAACGAGGTCTGCAGATCGGTGGCCATGTCGGGCAGCGCGACGTTCACGATCGTCACGTCGATGAGCAGCATGAACGTGCCCAGGCACACCGTGAGCAACGGCAACCACTTGCGCATGTCGGGTCCTTCCCCAGTCGTCCTCTTCACCGTCCCGACGAGCACGAGGCACCGGGATCGACGAACCGCGGACCACTATCGGCCCGGGGTCGGACGCCGGACGCACCGAATTGCCGTCGTGTGGCGGAATCCGCCACAATCGACGGTCATGTTGTCCGAAACCGCCAGCATCGATGTCGTCGATGCGCAGATCATCCGCTGCCTGCAGCTGTCACCGAGGATCCCGTTCCGTACCGTGGCCGACATCCTCGCCCTGTCGGAGCAGACCGTGGCGCGCCGGTACCGGCGGCTGGTCGGCGGCGGGATCGTGCGCGTCACCGTCGTCCTGCGGCCGACCGCGTTCGGGCAGACCAACTGGACGGTGCGCACCAAGTGCCGTCCGAGCGGCGCGGAGTCGCTGGCGCAGGCGCTCGCCCGTCGCGACGACGTCAGCTGGGTGACGCTCGCCGCCGGCGGTGCCGAGGTGCTGTGGGTGCTGCGCGCCCGCTCGCAGGAGTCGCGCGACGAACTGCTGATGCACCGCCTGCCCCGCTCGGCGCCGGTGCTCGACATCAGCGCTGCGATGCTGCTGCACCGCTACGTGGGGGTGGGCACGTCACCCGCGGACGACTGGGCCGGGCTCGCCGACCTGCTCGACGCGCAGCAGGCTGCCGCCGCCACCGCGACGATGGCGCTGCGCCCGTGCGCCGAGGACCGTCGCTTCGAGTTCCGCCCCGGCGACACGGCGATGCTCGACGTGCTGAAGGCGGACGCGCGCGCCTCCTACGCGACCCTGGCCGACGCCGCGGGCACGACCGAGGCACGCGCGGCGCGACGGCTGCGCACGCTGGTCGAGGACGGCGCCGCCTACCTCGACGTCGACATCGCCCTGGCGGCGATCGGGATGCACGCGTCGGCGACGCTGTGGCTGACGGTGCCGCCGTCCCGGCTGCACGCCGCGGGCACCGCCCTCGCCTCGGCCCCGGAGGTGGGTTTCGCCGGCGCGGTCACCGGGCCGCAGAACCTCATGGCGAGCGTGGTGTGCCGCGACGTCGAGCACCTGTACCGGATGGTGACCGAGACGGTCGGCGCGATCGAGGGCGTGCAGAGCCTGGCCATCAGCCCGGTGTCGCGTCAGCTCAAGCAGGCCGACGCGCTCGTGGACGGCGACCGGCTCGCCGTGAGCTGACCGGTGCGGCCCCCGAGGGTGCTGCTACTTGACGTCGAGCAGGTCGATCACGAAGACGAGCGTCTTGCCCGAGAGCCGGTGCCCCGCGCCCGCCGGACCGTAGGCCTTCGCCGGCGGGATGGTGAGCTGGCGGCGACCGCCGACCTTCATGCCGGGAATGCCCTCCTGCCAGCCCTGGATGAGCCCCTGCAGCGGGAACTCGATGGACTGGCCGCGATTCCACGAGGCGTCGAACTCCTCGCCGGTGTCGAACTCGACGCCGACGTAGTGCACCTCGACCCGGTCGCCGGGCTTGGCCTCGGTGCCGTCGCCGACGGTGAGGTCCTCGACGACGAGGTCGGCCGGCGGTTCCCCGCCCGGGTACTCGATCACTGGCTTGGTCATGACCCCATCCAACACGACGCGGCCCCGGCGCGGTCGGCCCCATCCCAGCGCGGCACGCGGCGTGGTTGGCCCCATCCCAGCGCGGCACGCGGCGTGGTTGGCCCCACGCCAGCGCGGCTGACCGGCCGTCGCGACCGCGCCCGCGTGGGGCCAACCGGGTTCGCCCCGTCGTCTGCCAGGCTGCGCGGGTGAGCCCCGACCCGCTGCCCGCCGTGCACGACGGTCTGCTGCGCGACCTCGACCCCGTCGTCCTCTACCGCATCCTGGCGCTCCGCTCGGAGGTCTTCGTGCTGGAGCAGGACTGCGTCTACCTCGACCCGGACGGCCGCGACGCCGAGGACGACGCCCGGCAGTTGTGGATCGCCGACGAGGACGGTGCCGTCCTCGCCACCCTGCGGCTGTTGCGCGATCCCGACGGCACCGCCCGCATCGGCCGCGTCGCCACCGCTTCGGCGGCACGCGGCCGGGGGTCGGCCGCCCGGTTGATGACTCGCGCGCTCGAGCTCGTGGGCGACGGGGAGACCGTGCTGGAAGCGCAATCACAGCTGGCTGATTGGTACGGCCGATTTGGATTCGGGCGTGCCGGTGCCGATTACCAAGAGGACGGCATCCCGCACACGCCGATGCGGCGACCGTCGACCCGGTGACGACGACCCGCCGTCGCGGGCCGTCCCGCCCCTAGACTGCGGCGATCCGAGAAGGAGGCTCCCGTGCGCGCATGGCTCGTCGCCCTGCTGGCGGTGGCGCTCGCCGCCGCGGCCGGGGCGACGCTGTCGGTCATGACCTCGCCCGCGTCGGGCGCGCAGCGACAGGCCGCCACCGAGCGCCAGGTCGCGGCGAGCACCGCGAGCACGCCGAAGAAGTCCAGGGCGTGCCCGAAGCTGTCGGGCAAGACCATCGACATCGACATCAGCCGCCAGCTCGCCCGGATGTGCGCGTCCGGCCGGCTGGTGCGCACGACCCGCGTCACGACCGGGGCGAGCGCGCATGGCTACGCGACCCCGCGCGGCACCTGGCGCATCTCCGCCAAGCAGCGCGACACCACGCTGCATCCCGCGGCCGGCGGCGCTTACCCGGTGAAGTACTGGATGCCCTACGACGGCGCGTACGGCCTGCACGACTCGTCCTGGCAGACGTTCGCCTACGGCAGCCAGAAGTACCGCACCCGCGGCTCGCACGGTTGCACGCACGTCCCGGCGAAGACGATGGCGTGGCTGTACCGCTGGGCACCGGTCGGCACACGCGTGCGGATCCACCGCTGATGACCACGCTGGACCCGCGGGCGCTCGGCATGCAGCCCCACCCCGAGG
This window harbors:
- the nuoF gene encoding NADH-quinone oxidoreductase subunit NuoF is translated as MSLSPVLTKRFGTQQPWKLDNYERLDGYAGLRKALAMAPADLVTLVKDSNLRGRGGAGFPTGMKWSFIPKDNPKPKYVVVNADEGEPGTCRDLPLMMNDPHSMIEGIIIACFAVGANRAFVYIRGEAIHAIRRVTAAVNEARVKGYLGTNILGSGFDCDIVVHGGAGAYICGEETALLDSLEGRRGQPRLKPPFPATNGLYDSPTVVNNVGTLASVPYIVLGGADWFKAMGPAGSPGPCIYSLSGRVANPGQYEAPMGTTLRELIELAGGMSRGKDVKFWTPGGSSTPLFTEAHLDTPLDFDEAVKAGSMNGTSAVMIFDEGDCVVRAVKKWSEFYRHESCGKCTPCREGTYWYVGIYDRLEAGRGTDEDLETLLDLSDNILGRSFCALGDGATSPVSSSIKFFKDEYIAHIENQGCPYAGNRALAGAH
- the nuoE gene encoding NADH-quinone oxidoreductase subunit NuoE; protein product: MPDYEYKSFTDAPAQAAPTNSDTDRTNFRTSVINLDRPGDPSVFSDRTRADAAELIARYPEGQSRSALLPLLHLVQSEQGYVTPDGIAFCSDVLGITKAQVAAVATFYTMYKRQPTGEYLVSVCTNTLCGMLGGDEIFDALKTQLGVGNNQTTEDGRITLEHAECLAACDYAPVVTVNYEFFDQQSVGTARSLVSQLQSGERPAPTRGAPLCSFREIERQIAGLFDETTLAPEANGTGTPTEAGVALAVRRGDTAPSYAVDSSADAQQGQAAATVTHGQTEGPSESDAPLHTAESDPSNTTDPASETEKED
- a CDS encoding NADH-quinone oxidoreductase subunit D; this translates as MSTTDDYAPSRATTEGRVYNLTGGDWDQVFGGTDPIADEKLVINMGPQHPSTHGVLRLVLELEGETVTDARVVVGYLHTGIEKNTEYRTWTQGVTFLTRADYLSPIFNETAYCLGVERLLGIEAPARAQLIRVLMMEVNRLSSHWVWLATGGMELGALTAMTNGFRARERCLDVLEAVTGLRMNHAFVRPGGVAQDLPEGYEEIFAQFLKEQREELVGVDRLLRGQPIWINRLKDVGWIGVEGCIALGITGPLLRAAGLPWDMRKTEPYLGYETFDFEVPTDDRGDCWSRFVVRVAEMHESIKIIEQVLARLEPGETMHDDPKIAWPAKLSLGPDGMGNSLEHVQKIMNTSMESLIHHFKLVTEGFRVPAGQVYSKVESPRGELGAHIVSDGGTRPYRVHFREPSFINLQAVAALSIGGQVADVIAAVASIDPVMGGCDR
- a CDS encoding NADH-quinone oxidoreductase subunit C — translated: MASPTERPVPDDSAPEQGAADIARATVGTGGAYKADSPYGVERHGMFGVAGSGDTSGFGGLVREPWTPPPAERPYGGYFDEVVDALFEAYAHAGEAVRKVVVDRGELTLQVERDHLLGVATALRDDPNLRFELCSSVSGVDYLGSAHRLHSVAHLTSMTYRRRVRLEVAVSIEDPHVPSLTGLYPTADWQERETFDLFGIVYDGHPALTRILMPDDWDGHPQRKDYPLGGIPVQYKGATIPPPDERRAYK
- a CDS encoding NuoB/complex I 20 kDa subunit family protein, giving the protein MGLEEKLPDGVLLASVEKLVNWTRKSSLWPATFGLACCAIEMMTFGAPRFDSGRFGMEVFRPSPRQADLMIVAGRVSQKMAPVLRQIYDQMPEPKWVLAMGVCASSGGMFNNYAIVQGVDHVVPVDMYLPGCPPRPEMLIDAILKLHHKIMNEPLGPKRAAKLADQTVELVPSSYKYGR
- a CDS encoding NADH-quinone oxidoreductase subunit A, translating into MLAPYLPIVLLFALAFGFAFFSVAIAPFTGPKRYNKAKLDFYECGIEPTEQPLGPQRFPIKYFLTAMLFIVFDIEIIFLYPYAVSNKALGLFGLVEIILFIVTVFSAYAYVWRRGGLDWD
- a CDS encoding geranylgeranyl reductase family protein translates to MSVPTAEVRPESLTADEGNDADVIVVGAGPAGSSAAYWLASAGLSVALIEKTEFPREKVCGDGLTPRGTRALVDMGIDVSEANGWLHNRGLRVIGGGQRLHLDWPDLTSFPPFGLVRPRADLDAMLAEQAVKAGARLYERTSVTDPIQDATGRVVGVTGRTADKKPVTFRAPLVLTCEGVSGKLAQKLGVHRNDKRPLGVAVRRYYTSPKTHDDYLESWLELWDGKPNESDLLPGYGWIFGMGDGTVNAGLGVLNSSSGFGKTDYRAMLTRWLDNTPEEWGLREENAVGKTGGAALPMGFNRTPHYVDGLLIVGDSGGSVNPFNGEGIPYAMESGKYAAEAAVQALARPDGPSRERALQQYPARMREEWGAYYRLGAVFVKLIGNPAVMRACTRHGLPHPALMRFVLKLLANLTDPHDGDVSDRVITALTKLTPAVR